The nucleotide window TCCTGCCCGCCCTGCCCGCCCCGAATGACCGCCAGCTGGCGCTCGAAATCGCCCAGGTCGAAGTAATCGCGCCACACGGTGATGCGGCCATCCTCGACAGTGATGGTGCCCATCACGGGCAGGCTGATTTCGCCGCCGTCCCGGTGGCGGAAGATGTCGATGCGTTCGTTCAGCACCACGTTGTCCGCCGCGGCGATGTGCGTGATCTTCCAGTCCAGCAGGAAGTCCGTGCCGATGCCGAAGCCGCGGTGGAAATCCGCTACGCCTTCGCGGCCGACGATGTCCGGCAACGGCACGTTGTCGTAGAGGACATCGTCGGCCAGCATCGCCAGCGCTTCGTCGATGCGGTTGTGGTTCCAGCAGGCGAAGAACGTCTCGGCGACCTGTATCGGGTTCATGGCGTTCTCCTCGTTCAGGCCGACTGGCCGCCATCGACGTTCAGCGTGGCGCCGGTGATATAGCCGGCATCCGGCCCCGACAGGAACGCCACCGCGGCGGCAATCTCGTCCGGCCGGCCATAGCGGCCCAGCGCTGCCATGCCCTTCAGCGTATCGGCGAAGGCGCCATCGGCGGGATTCATTTCCGTATCGATCGCCCCCGGCTGCACCACGTTGACGGTGATGCTGCGTGCTCCCAGGTCGCGCGCCCAGCCGCGCGTGTAAGCGGCCACCGCAGCCTTCGACGCGACATAGTCGGCCGCACCGCCGAACGGGA belongs to Pseudoduganella albidiflava and includes:
- a CDS encoding limonene-1,2-epoxide hydrolase family protein, with amino-acid sequence MNPIQVAETFFACWNHNRIDEALAMLADDVLYDNVPLPDIVGREGVADFHRGFGIGTDFLLDWKITHIAAADNVVLNERIDIFRHRDGGEISLPVMGTITVEDGRITVWRDYFDLGDFERQLAVIRGGQGGQDS